Proteins co-encoded in one Lysobacter solisilvae genomic window:
- a CDS encoding DnaJ C-terminal domain-containing protein → MEFKDYYDILGVEAGAGDAEIKSAYRRLARKYHPDVSKEAGAEDKFKAVNEAYEALRDPQKRAAYDQLRARGYRPGDDVQPPPGGFGGGYGSPGFEEIFAGGGAGGGFSDFFEQLFGRGRGGGGPGAGIGGAPRGDTRAKLAVSLESVYAGSAARISVGNRTLDVRIPKGVRPGQVIRLAGQGTGGRGDLLLEIEYAAHPQFEVDGRNVIYVLPVAPWEAALGGTVSVPTLGGPVELKIPPASESGRKLRLRGRGLPGASPGDQIVELEILAPLPHSTEQKAAYEAMRDAFAGDWRRA, encoded by the coding sequence ATGGAATTCAAGGACTACTACGACATCCTGGGCGTCGAGGCCGGCGCCGGCGACGCCGAGATCAAGAGCGCTTACCGGCGCCTGGCGCGCAAATACCACCCCGACGTCAGCAAGGAGGCTGGCGCCGAAGACAAGTTCAAGGCGGTCAACGAGGCCTACGAAGCGCTGCGCGATCCGCAGAAGCGCGCCGCCTACGACCAGTTGCGTGCGCGCGGCTACCGGCCCGGCGACGACGTGCAACCGCCGCCGGGGGGATTCGGTGGCGGTTATGGCAGCCCGGGCTTCGAGGAGATCTTCGCCGGCGGCGGCGCGGGCGGCGGCTTCAGCGACTTCTTCGAACAGCTCTTCGGCCGCGGCCGCGGTGGCGGCGGTCCCGGCGCCGGCATAGGGGGCGCTCCGCGCGGCGACACGCGCGCCAAGCTGGCCGTGTCGCTGGAGTCGGTCTACGCCGGCAGCGCGGCGCGCATTTCGGTTGGCAATCGCACGCTCGACGTCCGCATCCCGAAGGGCGTGCGCCCGGGGCAGGTGATCCGGCTGGCCGGGCAGGGCACCGGCGGGCGCGGCGACCTGCTGCTGGAGATCGAGTACGCCGCCCATCCGCAGTTCGAGGTCGACGGCCGCAATGTCATCTACGTGCTGCCGGTGGCGCCCTGGGAAGCGGCGCTGGGTGGCACGGTGAGCGTGCCGACGCTGGGCGGCCCGGTCGAACTCAAGATCCCGCCCGCCTCGGAAAGCGGACGCAAGCTGCGCCTGCGCGGGCGTGGCCTGCCCGGCGCGAGCCCCGGCGACCAGATCGTGGAACTGGAGATCCTGGCCCCGCTGCCGCATTCGACCGAACAGAAGGCGGCCTACGAAGCCATGCGCGACGCGTTCGCGGGCGACTGGCGACGGGCCTGA
- the pbpC gene encoding penicillin-binding protein 1C, whose protein sequence is MLGLLLTLVALMLLDLAFPLPLPSASDGAVVLARNGTPLRSFADRGGIWRYPVTVEQVSPLYRDALLNYEDRWFWRHAGVNPMALVRASAQRLQHGRIVSGGSTLTMQVARILDPHQRTAAGKLKQIARALQLEVHLDKREILALYLNRAPFGGTVEGVEAASWAYLGKSATQLSHAEAALLAVLPQSPSRLRPDRHPERARVARDKVLDRMQALGVWSPAEVADARVEAVVARSLQPPLHASLLAQRLRSGAPKSPRIVSTLDIDLQRTLEDRVAAYFSDLPARTSAAMLVVDNATMEARAYVGSVAFADQDRLGHVDMVKAWRSPGSTLKPFLYGLALDDGLIHSESLLVDAPQAFGDYRPGNFDMAFNGPVSAAQALRLSLNVPAVDLLERVGPSRFAARLANAGIDLKWPEGAQPNLAMILGGTGARLEDLVGAHASLNRDGVAGRVRYRPDAPRIDRRLLSPGAAWIIRETLEANPRPGAAVQTFDQGGRPRVAWKTGTSYGFRDAWALGGTRRYTVGVWVGRPDGTPLPGQYGAVTALPLLFEVIDSLPTQARDGAARPPPPGVEQIEVCWPLGLPPDPAFPELCRRRMEAWTLDGVVPPTFAERDARLWSAGLERFEVDARTGLRLAAECAGAHERRSRQVARWPALASPWLSSETRLAARLPALSPDCAPDGRDALEELRIEGIADNATLARPPNSTQPLRLSIRALGSEARIRWLLDGRLVAESRGGASIAHDFSQPGMHALTALADSGAWSRVRFRVLE, encoded by the coding sequence ATGCTCGGCCTGCTGCTGACGCTGGTTGCATTGATGTTGCTGGACCTCGCATTCCCGTTGCCGCTGCCCAGCGCGAGCGACGGCGCCGTGGTGCTCGCCCGCAACGGGACGCCGCTGCGGTCATTCGCCGACCGGGGCGGCATCTGGCGCTATCCGGTCACCGTCGAGCAGGTGTCGCCCCTGTATCGCGACGCGCTGCTGAACTACGAAGACCGCTGGTTCTGGCGCCACGCCGGTGTGAATCCGATGGCGCTGGTGCGTGCGTCCGCGCAGCGGCTGCAGCACGGGCGCATCGTGTCCGGCGGTTCGACGCTGACCATGCAGGTGGCCCGCATCCTGGACCCGCACCAGCGCACGGCGGCCGGCAAGCTCAAGCAGATCGCGCGCGCCCTGCAGCTGGAAGTGCACTTGGACAAGCGCGAGATCCTCGCGCTCTATCTCAACCGCGCCCCGTTCGGCGGCACGGTGGAAGGCGTGGAAGCGGCCAGCTGGGCCTACCTGGGCAAATCCGCCACGCAGTTGTCGCACGCTGAAGCGGCGTTGCTGGCGGTGCTGCCGCAGTCGCCCAGCCGGCTGCGCCCGGACCGGCATCCGGAGCGTGCCCGCGTCGCGCGGGACAAGGTGCTCGACCGCATGCAGGCGCTGGGCGTGTGGTCGCCCGCCGAAGTGGCCGATGCGCGCGTGGAAGCGGTGGTGGCCCGTTCGCTGCAGCCGCCGCTGCATGCCTCGCTGCTCGCGCAGCGCCTGCGCAGCGGCGCGCCGAAGTCGCCCCGCATCGTCTCCACGCTCGACATCGACCTGCAGCGCACGCTGGAGGACCGCGTCGCCGCCTATTTTTCCGATCTCCCGGCGCGCACGTCCGCCGCCATGCTGGTGGTGGACAACGCGACGATGGAGGCGCGCGCGTACGTCGGGTCGGTCGCGTTCGCCGACCAGGACCGGCTGGGCCACGTCGACATGGTCAAGGCCTGGCGCTCGCCGGGTTCCACGCTCAAGCCCTTCCTGTACGGGCTGGCGCTGGACGATGGCCTGATCCATTCCGAGAGCCTGCTTGTGGATGCGCCGCAGGCGTTCGGCGACTACCGGCCCGGCAATTTCGACATGGCGTTCAACGGCCCGGTGAGCGCCGCGCAGGCGCTGCGCCTGTCCTTGAACGTGCCCGCGGTCGACCTGCTCGAGCGCGTCGGGCCCTCGCGTTTCGCCGCGCGGCTGGCCAATGCGGGCATCGACCTCAAATGGCCGGAAGGCGCGCAGCCCAACCTGGCGATGATCCTCGGCGGCACCGGTGCGCGGCTGGAAGACCTGGTAGGCGCCCATGCCTCGCTCAACCGCGACGGCGTGGCCGGACGCGTGCGATATCGCCCGGATGCACCGCGCATCGACCGGCGGCTGCTGTCGCCGGGCGCCGCCTGGATCATCCGCGAAACGCTCGAGGCCAATCCGCGTCCGGGCGCCGCCGTGCAGACCTTCGACCAGGGCGGTCGCCCGCGCGTGGCCTGGAAGACGGGCACGAGCTACGGCTTCCGCGATGCCTGGGCGCTGGGCGGCACCCGGCGCTACACGGTCGGCGTGTGGGTGGGGCGGCCGGACGGGACGCCGCTGCCGGGCCAGTACGGCGCGGTCACGGCGCTGCCCCTGCTGTTCGAGGTGATCGACAGCCTGCCCACGCAGGCGCGCGATGGCGCGGCTCGGCCGCCGCCGCCCGGCGTGGAGCAGATCGAGGTGTGCTGGCCGCTGGGCTTGCCGCCCGATCCCGCGTTTCCGGAGCTGTGCCGCCGCCGCATGGAGGCCTGGACGCTGGATGGCGTGGTGCCGCCGACCTTCGCCGAACGTGATGCGCGGCTGTGGAGCGCGGGACTGGAGCGTTTCGAGGTCGATGCGCGCACGGGCCTGCGGCTGGCGGCGGAGTGCGCGGGTGCGCACGAGCGCCGATCACGGCAGGTGGCCCGCTGGCCGGCGCTGGCCTCGCCCTGGCTGTCGTCGGAGACCCGGCTCGCCGCGCGCCTGCCGGCGTTGTCGCCCGACTGTGCGCCCGACGGCCGCGATGCGCTGGAAGAGCTGCGCATCGAGGGCATCGCCGACAACGCCACGCTCGCCCGTCCGCCCAACAGCACGCAGCCACTCAGGCTTTCGATCCGCGCGCTGGGCAGCGAAGCCCGGATCCGCTGGCTGCTCGACGGCCGGCTGGTGGCCGAATCGCGCGGCGGTGCGAGCATCGCGCACGACTTCAGCCAGCCGGGCATGCACGCGCTGACGGCGCTCGCCGACAGCGGTGCATGGTCGCGCGTGCGCTTCCGCGTCCTGGAGTAG
- a CDS encoding YhdH/YhfP family quinone oxidoreductase: protein MTTTFNAFRIHNDAQGYRSGIEPVSVDDLSPGEIVIKSAYSSVNFKDALAGTGQGKILRQFPLVGGIDVAGHVVASTDPAFREGDAVLVTGCGLSETRDGGFGEYARLPAQWAIRLPTGLTLRESMILGTAGFTAALAWLRMLDNRQQPGLGPLAVTGATGGVGSLAVDIFSRAGFQVHAISGKTAQAPYLKEIGASEVLGREALATARPMESVRFGGGLDNVGGPMLASLLAQTAPYGNVATAGLAATPELATTVMPFIIRGVSLLGVASAGTARDIREQVWQHLADDWKPRHLERICTREVGLAELPEVFATMLAGGSLGRTLVRL from the coding sequence ATGACCACGACCTTCAACGCCTTCCGTATCCACAACGACGCCCAGGGGTATCGCAGCGGCATCGAGCCGGTCAGCGTCGACGACCTGTCGCCGGGCGAGATCGTCATCAAGTCCGCCTACTCCTCCGTGAACTTCAAGGACGCGCTCGCCGGCACCGGCCAGGGCAAGATCCTGCGCCAGTTCCCGCTGGTCGGCGGCATCGACGTCGCCGGGCACGTGGTCGCCTCGACCGACCCCGCATTCCGCGAAGGCGACGCCGTACTGGTCACCGGCTGCGGCCTGAGCGAGACGCGCGACGGAGGTTTCGGTGAGTACGCGCGGCTGCCCGCGCAGTGGGCAATCCGGCTGCCCACCGGCCTGACCCTGCGCGAAAGCATGATCCTGGGCACCGCGGGCTTCACCGCGGCGCTGGCGTGGCTGCGCATGCTCGACAACCGGCAGCAGCCCGGGCTCGGCCCGCTGGCCGTCACCGGCGCCACCGGTGGCGTGGGCTCGCTCGCCGTGGACATCTTCAGCCGCGCCGGCTTCCAGGTGCATGCCATCAGCGGCAAGACCGCGCAGGCGCCGTACCTGAAGGAAATCGGCGCAAGCGAGGTGCTCGGTCGCGAGGCGCTGGCCACCGCGCGCCCGATGGAATCGGTCCGCTTCGGCGGCGGGCTGGACAACGTCGGCGGCCCGATGCTGGCCAGCCTGCTTGCGCAGACCGCGCCCTACGGCAATGTCGCCACCGCGGGGCTGGCCGCCACGCCCGAACTGGCCACCACGGTGATGCCCTTCATCATCCGCGGCGTCTCATTGCTGGGTGTCGCCTCGGCCGGCACCGCCCGGGATATCCGCGAACAGGTCTGGCAGCACCTGGCCGACGACTGGAAGCCCCGGCACCTGGAGCGCATCTGCACCCGCGAGGTCGGCCTGGCAGAGCTGCCCGAGGTCTTCGCCACCATGCTTGCCGGCGGTTCGCTCGGCCGCACGCTGGTACGCCTGTAA
- a CDS encoding alpha-2-macroglobulin family protein, translating to MGWLFAATLAVLAVVGCKRDADGQLPEVTGEKIAAKREAVKGFALVAAYPDQDDDELALALEFSRPLVGTQEFDALIAVTDKQGAPVKGSWVLDDEGEDEGKVLRFPHVEASRDYIVILRAGLTAADGTRLGKEERRSVYTGPLDPVVGFASQGSVLPARESRGLPVVSVNVAEVDVEFLKVKEKELPRFFAEFQRGGRRSNWDLERDYSWEEDGEEHQRTPLSRLAEPVYVNRFVLGGKKNERVLTYLPLQDIEELQEPGLYFAVMKRAGTFKGELETAFFTVSDLGLHTRAYKDKLFVHAASLEGGGAISGVELRILNADGEPVLKAETNRNGNAMLDYKLDASHVLIASRGSDVSMLPFNQPALDLSEFDVAGREQAWFDVFASSGRDLYRPGETVRLSALLRDQDGQPLTGSGKGKGLQPVFVRYVQPDGKTFLETQLQPDAQGYVRHQQVIPADAATGRWRVEFRTDPASKDAVQGMTLRVEEFLPERMKLDLSAQDVIRPGEPLRLVATGAYLYGAPAASNRFTAKLTVSVEQHPVEALPGWFFGDPTVELPKEAKDVIDTSLDENGKLTQDVALPAEAKPVSPIAAIVAGSVFESGGRSVNRSLKRVLWPADALAAVRPLFDDKEGSDANATVSFEIGRFGADARARPGKGLRVTLIREHRDYHWNWNDDGGWDYDFNRRFEDIETRVVDIGTAATKVSFPVEWGEYRVDVFDPATRLTTRYPFRAGWSWGDENRGLDARPDKVKLALDKTAYRAGDTLKVTLTPPHEGKGLLMVESDRMIFVQDIEAKAGSTFEIPVTKDWERHDVYITALVFRGGTSPSKITPARAVGVAHVVMDRGDRTVSIGVAAPKLMRPERDLPVTVSAPALAGQDAYVTVSAVDVGILNITRFPVPDAAAHFFAQRRLGVDAYDVYARVIESFDGATARIRFGGDLAPLALPQARRPTSRVQTVDLFSGPVKLDAKGLVRVKLKVPDFNGTLRVSALVFSGNKYGSKAAETIVRAPVLAEASMPRVLAPGDRSSVTLDVQNFTGKAGDFKVSVEGIGPLAVTEGVRTAKLAAEGKTTYTFPLLAKEGYSTAQVRVRVDGNGFKVDRRYDLPVRPAWPQVMRTRTKVLDALGPVALDRDIADGLMADSVRARMVVSALPPIPFAAALEDALKYPYGCAEQTTSKGFAALLLDEPTGRMLGVPGLGDKQRRERMEGAFGRLAAMQISSGHFSMWGDGDYVNQSLTPYIVEFLLDARDAGFAVPESMLQKSLKALNEDLLAGGAPFYGYDHRDHLKFAYQAHAGYVLSRVNRAPLGTLRALYDNSRKESLTGLPLVHLGLALSLQGDRNRGAKAIAAGFAKDTKDRPQYLGDYGTRLRDDALMIALVHERKLAKPEYDARVVALGRELDNRRKERWFWLSTQEQVALARLGKALMADQSKRISGQWKVGDDSTPVTDVRLTGRQFDHATLSRGVSFDPQGEPPLYASLEVAGVPRSAPEPDNSVITVTRKYYRTDGTDWSGGALEEGDSLIVQLTIKSSVDMPDALVTELLPAGLEIENFNLGDAKQWAGVVVDGIEMADRDEAAEVRHEEYRDDRYVAALKLSTYDTAKLFYLVRAVTPGTYTVPPSLVEDMYRPDMRGVGKAAPATLTVKQPGK from the coding sequence ATGGGTTGGCTGTTCGCCGCCACCCTGGCGGTCCTGGCGGTCGTGGGTTGCAAGCGCGACGCCGACGGCCAGCTCCCCGAGGTCACCGGCGAGAAGATCGCCGCCAAGCGCGAAGCGGTGAAGGGTTTCGCGCTGGTGGCGGCCTATCCCGACCAGGACGACGACGAGCTGGCGCTGGCGCTGGAGTTCAGCCGACCGCTGGTGGGGACGCAGGAGTTCGACGCCCTGATCGCGGTCACCGACAAGCAGGGCGCGCCGGTCAAGGGCAGCTGGGTGCTCGATGACGAGGGCGAAGACGAAGGCAAGGTCCTGCGCTTCCCGCACGTGGAGGCCAGCCGGGACTACATCGTGATCCTGCGCGCCGGGCTGACGGCGGCCGATGGCACCCGCCTGGGCAAGGAGGAGCGGCGCAGCGTCTACACCGGGCCGCTCGACCCGGTGGTCGGCTTCGCTTCGCAGGGCAGCGTGCTGCCGGCGCGCGAGAGCCGCGGCCTGCCGGTGGTGTCGGTGAACGTGGCCGAAGTCGACGTCGAGTTCCTCAAGGTCAAGGAAAAGGAACTGCCGCGTTTCTTCGCCGAGTTCCAGCGCGGCGGCCGCCGCAGCAACTGGGACCTGGAACGCGACTACTCGTGGGAGGAGGACGGCGAGGAGCATCAACGCACCCCGCTGTCGCGGCTGGCCGAGCCGGTGTACGTCAACCGGTTCGTGCTGGGCGGAAAGAAGAACGAGCGCGTGCTGACCTACCTGCCGCTGCAGGACATCGAGGAGCTGCAGGAACCCGGCCTGTACTTCGCCGTGATGAAGCGTGCCGGCACGTTCAAGGGGGAGCTGGAGACGGCGTTTTTCACCGTCAGCGACCTGGGCCTGCACACGCGGGCCTACAAGGACAAGCTGTTCGTGCACGCCGCCTCGCTCGAGGGCGGCGGCGCGATTTCCGGGGTCGAACTGCGCATCCTCAATGCCGACGGCGAGCCGGTCCTCAAGGCCGAGACCAACCGCAACGGCAACGCGATGCTCGACTACAAGCTCGATGCCTCGCATGTGCTGATCGCCAGCCGCGGCAGCGACGTGTCGATGCTGCCGTTCAACCAGCCCGCCCTGGACCTGTCGGAATTCGACGTGGCCGGACGCGAGCAGGCCTGGTTCGACGTGTTCGCCTCGTCCGGACGCGACCTCTACCGCCCCGGCGAGACCGTGCGCCTGTCCGCGCTGCTGCGCGACCAGGACGGGCAACCGCTGACCGGCAGCGGGAAGGGCAAGGGCCTGCAGCCCGTGTTCGTGCGCTACGTGCAGCCCGACGGCAAGACGTTCCTTGAAACCCAGCTGCAGCCCGATGCGCAGGGCTACGTGCGCCACCAGCAGGTGATCCCGGCCGATGCCGCCACCGGACGCTGGCGGGTCGAGTTCCGCACCGATCCGGCGAGCAAGGACGCCGTGCAGGGCATGACCCTGCGGGTGGAGGAGTTCCTGCCCGAGCGCATGAAGCTCGATCTTTCCGCGCAGGACGTGATCAGGCCCGGCGAGCCGCTGCGCCTGGTGGCGACCGGCGCCTACCTCTACGGCGCCCCGGCCGCGTCCAACCGCTTCACCGCCAAGCTGACCGTGTCCGTCGAGCAGCATCCGGTGGAAGCCCTGCCGGGCTGGTTCTTCGGTGATCCGACCGTGGAACTGCCCAAGGAAGCCAAGGACGTCATCGATACCTCGCTGGACGAGAACGGCAAGCTGACGCAGGACGTCGCGCTGCCGGCCGAGGCCAAGCCGGTCAGTCCCATCGCCGCGATCGTGGCCGGCAGCGTGTTCGAAAGCGGCGGGCGCAGCGTCAACCGCAGCCTCAAGCGCGTGTTGTGGCCGGCCGACGCGCTGGCCGCGGTCCGCCCGCTGTTCGACGACAAGGAAGGCAGCGACGCCAACGCCACCGTTTCCTTCGAGATCGGCCGCTTCGGCGCCGACGCGCGCGCGCGTCCGGGCAAGGGGCTGCGGGTCACCCTCATCCGCGAACACCGCGACTACCACTGGAACTGGAACGACGACGGCGGGTGGGACTACGACTTCAACCGCCGCTTCGAGGACATCGAGACGCGCGTGGTGGACATCGGCACCGCCGCCACGAAAGTCAGCTTCCCGGTGGAGTGGGGCGAATACCGCGTCGACGTCTTCGATCCCGCCACCCGCCTCACCACGCGCTACCCGTTCCGGGCCGGCTGGAGCTGGGGCGACGAGAACCGCGGGCTGGACGCGCGGCCGGACAAGGTCAAGCTGGCGCTGGACAAGACCGCCTACCGCGCCGGCGACACGCTCAAGGTCACCCTGACCCCGCCGCACGAGGGCAAGGGACTGCTGATGGTCGAGAGCGACCGCATGATCTTCGTGCAGGACATCGAGGCCAAGGCCGGCAGCACGTTCGAGATCCCGGTGACCAAGGACTGGGAACGTCACGACGTCTACATCACCGCGCTGGTCTTCCGCGGCGGCACCTCGCCGAGCAAGATCACGCCGGCGCGCGCCGTCGGCGTGGCCCACGTGGTCATGGACCGCGGCGACCGCACGGTGTCGATCGGCGTGGCGGCGCCCAAGCTCATGCGTCCGGAACGCGACCTGCCGGTGACGGTGAGCGCGCCGGCACTGGCCGGGCAGGACGCCTACGTCACCGTGTCCGCGGTCGACGTGGGCATCCTCAACATCACCCGGTTCCCGGTGCCCGACGCGGCTGCGCATTTCTTCGCGCAGCGCCGGCTGGGCGTGGACGCGTACGACGTCTATGCGCGCGTGATCGAGAGCTTTGACGGCGCCACGGCGCGCATCCGCTTCGGTGGCGACCTGGCGCCGCTCGCGCTGCCGCAGGCCCGCCGGCCGACGTCGCGCGTGCAGACCGTCGACCTGTTCAGCGGTCCGGTGAAGCTCGATGCGAAGGGGCTGGTGCGGGTCAAGCTCAAGGTGCCCGATTTCAACGGCACCCTGCGCGTGTCGGCGCTGGTGTTCTCGGGCAACAAGTACGGCAGCAAGGCCGCCGAGACCATCGTGCGCGCGCCGGTGCTGGCCGAAGCCAGCATGCCGCGAGTGCTCGCGCCCGGCGATCGCAGCAGTGTCACCCTGGACGTCCAGAACTTCACCGGCAAGGCCGGCGACTTCAAGGTGTCCGTGGAGGGCATCGGTCCGCTGGCCGTGACCGAGGGCGTGCGCACCGCGAAGCTGGCGGCGGAAGGCAAGACCACCTACACCTTCCCGTTGCTGGCCAAGGAGGGCTACAGCACGGCCCAGGTCCGCGTCCGGGTGGACGGCAACGGCTTCAAGGTCGATCGCCGCTACGACCTGCCGGTGCGACCGGCCTGGCCGCAGGTGATGCGCACGCGGACCAAGGTGCTCGACGCGCTCGGCCCGGTCGCGCTGGATCGCGACATCGCCGATGGCCTGATGGCCGATTCGGTGCGCGCGCGGATGGTGGTCAGCGCATTGCCGCCGATCCCCTTCGCCGCGGCACTGGAGGACGCGCTGAAGTATCCCTATGGCTGCGCCGAGCAGACGACCAGCAAGGGTTTTGCCGCGCTGCTGCTGGACGAGCCGACGGGCCGGATGCTGGGCGTGCCCGGCCTGGGCGACAAGCAGCGCCGCGAACGCATGGAAGGCGCGTTCGGCCGGCTGGCCGCCATGCAGATCAGCTCCGGCCACTTCTCGATGTGGGGCGATGGCGATTACGTCAACCAGTCGCTGACGCCCTACATCGTCGAGTTCCTGCTCGACGCGCGCGACGCGGGCTTTGCCGTGCCCGAAAGCATGCTGCAGAAGTCGCTCAAGGCCTTGAACGAGGACCTGCTGGCCGGTGGCGCGCCGTTCTACGGCTACGACCATCGCGATCACCTCAAGTTCGCCTACCAGGCCCACGCCGGCTACGTGCTGTCGCGCGTCAACCGGGCGCCGCTGGGCACCCTGCGCGCGCTCTACGACAACAGCCGCAAGGAGAGCCTCACCGGCCTGCCGCTGGTGCACCTGGGGCTGGCCCTGTCGCTGCAGGGCGACCGCAACCGCGGCGCCAAGGCCATCGCCGCCGGATTCGCGAAGGACACCAAGGACCGTCCGCAGTACCTGGGCGACTACGGCACCCGCCTGCGTGACGACGCGCTGATGATCGCGCTCGTGCACGAGCGCAAGCTGGCCAAGCCCGAGTACGACGCCCGCGTGGTTGCGCTGGGCCGCGAACTGGACAACCGCCGCAAGGAGCGCTGGTTCTGGCTGAGCACGCAGGAACAGGTCGCCCTGGCGCGCCTGGGCAAGGCGCTGATGGCCGACCAGTCCAAGCGCATCTCGGGGCAGTGGAAGGTGGGCGATGACAGCACGCCGGTGACGGATGTGCGGCTGACCGGCCGGCAGTTCGACCACGCGACGCTGTCGCGCGGCGTCAGCTTCGATCCGCAGGGCGAGCCGCCGCTGTACGCGAGCCTGGAAGTGGCGGGCGTGCCGCGCTCGGCGCCCGAGCCGGACAATTCGGTCATCACCGTGACCCGCAAGTACTACCGCACCGATGGCACCGACTGGAGCGGCGGCGCGCTGGAGGAGGGCGACAGCCTGATCGTGCAGCTGACGATCAAGAGCAGCGTCGACATGCCCGACGCGCTGGTGACCGAGCTGCTGCCGGCGGGCCTGGAGATCGAGAACTTCAACCTGGGCGACGCCAAGCAGTGGGCCGGCGTGGTCGTGGACGGCATCGAGATGGCCGACCGCGACGAGGCGGCCGAAGTGCGCCATGAGGAATACCGCGACGACCGGTACGTGGCCGCCCTCAAGCTCAGCACGTACGACACCGCCAAGCTGTTCTACCTCGTCCGCGCGGTGACGCCGGGTACGTACACCGTTCCGCCCTCGCTGGTGGAAGACATGTACCGCCCCGACATGCGCGGCGTCGGCAAGGCCGCGCCGGCCACGCTGACGGTGAAGCAACCGGGCAAGTGA
- a CDS encoding peroxiredoxin, with the protein MTIQAGDRIPEVALTHILDGVQTIDTRTLFDGKNVVLFAVPGAFTPTCSERHLPGFVQHFDQFLARGISVACVSVNDPFVMQAWGQSQGVPEGLIMLADGNADFTRAMGLELDASGYGMGIRSKRYALYAQDGVVKKLFVESPGEFRVSSAEHMLEELG; encoded by the coding sequence ATGACCATCCAGGCCGGCGACCGCATCCCCGAAGTCGCGCTCACGCATATCCTCGACGGCGTGCAGACCATCGACACGCGCACGCTCTTCGACGGCAAGAACGTCGTGCTGTTCGCGGTGCCCGGCGCCTTCACGCCCACCTGCTCCGAGCGCCACCTGCCCGGCTTCGTCCAGCATTTCGACCAGTTCCTCGCCCGCGGCATCAGCGTGGCCTGCGTGTCGGTCAACGATCCCTTCGTGATGCAGGCCTGGGGCCAGAGCCAGGGCGTGCCGGAGGGGCTGATCATGCTCGCCGACGGCAATGCCGACTTCACCCGCGCGATGGGCCTGGAGCTGGACGCCAGCGGCTACGGCATGGGCATCCGCTCCAAGCGCTATGCGCTGTATGCGCAGGACGGCGTGGTGAAGAAGCTGTTCGTCGAATCGCCCGGGGAGTTCCGCGTGTCCTCGGCCGAGCACATGCTCGAAGAACTGGGCTGA
- a CDS encoding response regulator, whose product MARILIVDDSPSQLMGIRRIVEKLGHEAITAEDGAAGVEVCKRELPDLVLMDVVMPNLNGFQATRSISKDPTTQHIPVILVTTKDQDTDRVWGMRQGAKAYITKPFSESDLADVIVKYMQA is encoded by the coding sequence ATGGCCCGCATCCTGATCGTCGACGATTCGCCCTCGCAGCTGATGGGCATCCGCCGCATCGTCGAAAAACTCGGCCACGAGGCCATCACCGCCGAGGACGGCGCCGCGGGCGTGGAAGTGTGCAAGCGCGAACTGCCCGACTTGGTCCTGATGGACGTGGTCATGCCCAACCTCAACGGCTTCCAGGCCACGCGTTCGATCAGCAAGGATCCGACGACCCAGCACATCCCGGTGATCCTGGTGACCACCAAGGACCAGGACACCGATCGCGTCTGGGGCATGCGCCAGGGCGCGAAGGCCTACATCACCAAGCCCTTCAGCGAGAGCGACCTGGCCGACGTGATCGTCAAGTACATGCAGGCCTGA
- a CDS encoding LOG family protein, with protein sequence MRSVCVYCGSNAGSKPVYAQRAVALGQRLASEQLALVYGGGNVGLMGIVADAVLAAGGEVIGVIPGQLVEWEVAHRGLTRLEVVDNMHERKARMFDLADAFVALPGGFGTLDEMFEMLTWRQLGIADKPCAFLDVEGFYSPLIAMLDRMVAERFLHPEQRRDLWHGEDIDALVAWMRGYQPANADKWLDAKRRGDLR encoded by the coding sequence ATGCGTTCAGTCTGTGTCTATTGCGGTTCCAATGCCGGCAGCAAGCCGGTCTATGCGCAACGCGCCGTCGCGCTGGGCCAGCGACTGGCCAGCGAGCAGCTGGCGCTGGTCTACGGCGGCGGCAATGTCGGCCTGATGGGCATCGTGGCCGACGCGGTGCTGGCCGCCGGCGGTGAAGTGATCGGCGTGATCCCCGGCCAGCTGGTGGAATGGGAAGTCGCCCACCGCGGGCTGACGCGGCTGGAAGTGGTGGACAACATGCATGAACGCAAGGCGCGCATGTTCGACCTGGCCGACGCCTTCGTCGCCCTGCCCGGCGGCTTCGGCACACTCGACGAGATGTTCGAGATGCTCACCTGGCGCCAGCTGGGGATAGCCGACAAGCCCTGCGCGTTCCTGGACGTGGAAGGCTTCTACAGCCCGCTGATCGCGATGCTCGACCGGATGGTGGCCGAACGTTTCCTGCATCCCGAACAACGCCGCGACCTGTGGCACGGCGAGGACATCGATGCACTGGTGGCCTGGATGCGCGGCTACCAGCCGGCCAACGCGGACAAGTGGCTGGACGCGAAGCGTCGCGGCGACCTGCGCTGA